From the genome of Vulpes lagopus strain Blue_001 chromosome 2, ASM1834538v1, whole genome shotgun sequence, one region includes:
- the CLEC11A gene encoding C-type lectin domain family 11 member A — MQAAWLLGALVVPQLLGFSHGARGADREWEGVWGGAQEEEREREALMLKHLQEALGLPAGRGDENPEGIPEDKETWGTEEDGQGEEEEEATATPYSGPSPSPTPEDTVTYILGRLAGLDAGLHQLHVRLHALDTRMVELTRGLRQLREAAGDTRDAVEALQEAQSRAEREHGRLEGCLKGLRLGHKCFLLSRDFEAQAAAQARCVARGGSLAQPADRQQMEALTRYLRAALAPYNWPVWLGVHDRRAEGLYLFENGQRVSFFAWHRAPRPEPGAGPSPAPHPLSPNQPNGGTLENCVAQASDDGSWWDHDCERRLYYVCEYPF, encoded by the exons ATGCAGGCAGCCTGGCTGCTTGGGGCCCTGGTGGTCCCTCAGCTCCTGGGCTTCAGCCATGGGGCTAGAGGAGCAGACCGGGAATGGGAGGGGGTCTGGGGAGGCGCCCAAGAGGAGGAGCGTGAGAGGGAAGCCCTGATGCTGAAG CATTTGCAGGAGGCCCTGGGGCTGCCAGCTGGGAGGGGGGATGAAAATCCTGAGGGAATCCCTGAAGACAAGGAGACCTGGGGGACCGAGGAGGACGGtcaaggggaggaagaggaggaagcaacGGCAACCCCGTACTCTGGCCCCagtccctctcccacccctgagGACACCGTCACTTATATCC TGGGCCGCCTGGCCGGCCTGGACGCAGGCCTGCACCAGCTGCACGTCCGTCTGCACGCGTTAGACACCCGCATGGTCGAGTTGACTCGGGGGCTGCGGCAGCTGCGGGAGGCGGCAGGCGACACCCGCGACGCCGTGGAAGCCCTGCAGGAGGCGCAGAGCCGCGCGGAGCGCGAGCACGGCCGCTTAGAGG gcTGCCTGAAGGGGCTGCGCCTTGGCCACAAGTGCTTCCTGCTATCGCGCGACTTCGAGGCGCAGGCAGCAGCGCAGGCGCGGTGTGTGGCGCGGGGCGGGAGCCTGGCGCAGCCGGCGGACCGCCAGCAGATGGAGGCGCTCACCCGCTACCTGCGCGCGGCGCTCGCGCCTTATAACTGGCCAGTGTGGCTGGGCGTGCACGACAGGCGCGCCGAGGGACTATACCTCTTCGAGAACGGCCAGCGCGTGTCCTTCTTCGCCTGGCACCGCGCGCCCCGTCCGGAGCCCGGCGCCGGGCCCAGCCCCGCGCCGCACCCGCTCAGCCCCAACCAGCCCAACGGCGGCACGCTGGAGAACTGCGTGGCGCAGGCCTCGGACGACGGCTCCTGGTGGGACCACGACTGCGAACGCCGCCTCTACTACGTCTGCGAGTACCCCTTCTAG